The proteins below come from a single Psychrobacter sp. FDAARGOS_221 genomic window:
- a CDS encoding DUF4105 domain-containing protein, whose protein sequence is MAKNCAKPHNYSKPVPLATPVLPKKLLPSVVATALKQLTIGGVAISSGAMMAAHAQDMANEVNVSQASSELTQTQNQTQLQSSSTTNQQALIDELIERANQKQLATHPSWLRLHFYHAKGPKGPDNQRRYDSEVDSADFFVSEQGKHNPQAELEAFIRATVTQSMNGDGIDSSAVDKNDSVACRFPARTHWLKTQLGIEEVSTECPEFDAWLQQLDPQQLSVVHAEEYPDRLVSAFGHTLLLIDSTASLADPAAIDKAHALNDTVAGDPDDSMFKYAINSAFGGYNNDITIEPFPQKLAEYLQRDSRDVWTYVLDLNEEEVQQIMRHVWESKDLELPYYFTLDNCASEILRYIDIVRPEGNLLDAFKLAVVPFDVVRLLDKEGLLKQQRFLPADKTLEQAKRNNPQLSQLPDSSISADHKLVKTSLQPVDNNPLDAHSLQRFMVAAGSTDDTGYLSLSYRGGFNGPLDSPSGFPENFHLEAGSAEIRVYADDEKSKGNHDRVELQQLTLVRGRSFNPINTAYSGDSLLSSWGINVEATQVKDGSQAFRTRENSDNDSRHLVGSLGYEKGISAAFGTPKAGSGELPPHLCYAMGTGMAQVGKGISKGFRVGAGVNLGCRYQFARNARLVGELQLPYWYHGSTHSDQVRGHYWQPILSLGAQYDLGQNQAIRLQGSYELQDRIEGREDVQLAYVKYF, encoded by the coding sequence ATGGCTAAAAATTGCGCTAAGCCGCATAACTATAGTAAGCCGGTACCTCTCGCTACACCAGTGTTACCCAAAAAGCTGCTGCCATCAGTAGTTGCGACTGCTTTAAAGCAGCTCACTATTGGCGGTGTGGCCATTAGTAGTGGCGCTATGATGGCGGCCCATGCTCAGGATATGGCTAATGAGGTAAATGTCAGTCAAGCATCAAGCGAACTGACTCAAACCCAAAATCAAACCCAGCTGCAATCTAGCTCAACAACCAATCAGCAAGCGTTGATTGATGAATTAATTGAACGCGCCAATCAAAAGCAACTGGCAACACATCCTAGTTGGTTGCGACTTCATTTTTATCATGCCAAGGGTCCCAAAGGTCCTGACAATCAACGCCGCTATGACAGTGAAGTGGACAGCGCTGACTTTTTTGTCAGTGAGCAAGGCAAGCACAATCCGCAAGCTGAGTTGGAGGCCTTTATTCGTGCCACCGTGACCCAGAGTATGAATGGAGATGGCATTGATAGCAGCGCTGTCGACAAAAACGACAGTGTGGCTTGCCGCTTTCCGGCACGTACTCATTGGCTAAAAACACAGCTGGGTATTGAAGAGGTGAGCACAGAATGTCCTGAGTTTGACGCTTGGTTGCAACAGCTTGACCCGCAGCAGCTGTCAGTGGTTCATGCCGAAGAATATCCTGATAGATTGGTCTCTGCATTCGGTCACACTTTACTATTAATTGACTCAACCGCAAGTTTGGCTGACCCAGCTGCCATTGACAAAGCGCATGCATTAAATGACACCGTAGCAGGAGACCCTGATGACTCGATGTTTAAATATGCGATTAACTCAGCGTTTGGCGGCTACAATAATGACATCACCATTGAGCCCTTTCCACAAAAGCTGGCTGAATACTTACAGCGTGACAGCCGTGATGTCTGGACTTATGTGCTTGATTTAAATGAAGAAGAAGTACAGCAGATTATGCGTCATGTCTGGGAGTCAAAAGATTTAGAGCTACCTTACTACTTCACTTTAGATAACTGTGCTTCGGAGATATTGCGCTATATTGATATCGTTCGTCCTGAAGGCAATCTGCTTGATGCTTTTAAGCTGGCAGTGGTGCCGTTTGATGTCGTTCGTTTGCTGGATAAAGAAGGCTTATTAAAACAGCAGCGCTTTTTGCCAGCAGATAAGACCTTAGAACAGGCTAAGCGTAATAACCCACAGCTTTCACAATTACCTGATAGTAGCATCAGCGCAGACCACAAGCTGGTTAAAACATCGCTACAGCCTGTAGACAATAATCCATTAGACGCACATTCACTGCAGCGCTTTATGGTCGCAGCCGGTAGCACCGATGACACCGGCTATCTGAGCTTATCATATAGAGGCGGCTTTAATGGCCCTCTTGATAGCCCTAGCGGTTTCCCAGAAAACTTCCATCTAGAGGCTGGGTCTGCTGAGATTAGAGTATATGCCGATGATGAAAAATCTAAAGGTAATCACGATCGCGTTGAGTTGCAGCAGTTAACGTTAGTACGTGGCCGATCTTTTAATCCCATTAATACCGCTTATAGTGGTGACTCTTTGCTATCAAGCTGGGGCATCAATGTTGAAGCAACTCAAGTTAAAGATGGCTCTCAAGCGTTTAGAACCAGAGAAAACTCAGACAATGACAGCCGTCATTTGGTCGGAAGCCTAGGCTATGAAAAAGGAATTTCGGCTGCCTTTGGTACACCAAAAGCTGGATCTGGCGAACTGCCTCCACATCTGTGCTATGCAATGGGGACAGGTATGGCGCAAGTAGGTAAGGGCATCTCGAAAGGCTTTCGAGTGGGTGCGGGCGTCAATCTAGGTTGCCGCTATCAATTCGCGCGCAATGCACGTTTGGTCGGTGAGCTGCAACTGCCTTATTGGTATCATGGCAGTACTCATTCTGATCAAGTCAGAGGGCATTATTGGCAGCCCATTCTAAGTCTTGGTGCTCAGTATGATTTGGGACAAAATCAGGCAATTCGCTTGCAGGGTAGCTACGAGTTACAAGATAGAATTGAAGGACGTGAGGACGTTCAACTGGCCTATGTTAAGTATTTTTAA
- a CDS encoding esterase/lipase family protein gives MVDSAKQSDPIVVDSQSDMTFISISDFVAGMSQLAIIGVIETTGIVEAIHREIVLRPLGLLNHRYGRLWNKGISGRVYGVVKGITSVVGHGLSLGITQYSHLTRHLPTQPLPSHLNAAVNVINGVMGDHLVSNHNPLALPMTLYKFDKHLGLDDKHHLSAQMQIKPMSVSIKRPVRSDSLANPNSSANSDRLNTTANTTQTNRQADPITGRVVILLHGLCMGHINWQPTNPQGLGLAILRALPEVTLYYVSYNTGQRISTNGRQFAALLDHLITENPDISQIDLVGHSMGGLVSRSALYYGTQAQYEWVEKVGKLITLGTPHHGAVLERIGDFVQQSIAKLPFAGALAKLGYIRSVGIVDLRHGSVRDEDWQLLQSRSVLPDEVRHFTPLPEHISSYFLAGSLSQAEDESDMSQLLGDGLVNIPSALGEHTPAQTLGVSDTHKAVFYEVSHFALLTDERVLNQTVEWLVKD, from the coding sequence ATGGTCGACTCTGCTAAGCAATCAGACCCTATTGTGGTAGATAGCCAGTCTGATATGACCTTCATCTCAATCAGTGATTTCGTCGCTGGGATGAGTCAGTTGGCTATCATCGGGGTGATTGAAACCACCGGTATTGTGGAAGCAATACACCGCGAAATTGTGCTGCGTCCTTTGGGTTTGCTCAATCATAGATACGGTCGGCTTTGGAACAAGGGCATCAGCGGGCGAGTCTATGGAGTGGTGAAGGGGATAACTTCAGTGGTCGGGCATGGCCTTAGTTTAGGTATTACTCAGTACAGTCACCTCACTCGTCATCTGCCTACTCAGCCTTTACCCTCACACCTGAATGCGGCGGTCAATGTCATTAATGGGGTAATGGGCGATCATCTTGTTAGTAATCACAATCCGCTGGCGTTACCGATGACGCTATATAAATTTGACAAGCATCTTGGTTTAGATGATAAGCATCATTTAAGCGCTCAGATGCAAATCAAGCCAATGTCAGTTAGTATCAAGCGTCCTGTAAGATCAGATAGCTTAGCCAACCCAAATAGTTCAGCCAATTCAGACAGACTAAACACCACCGCCAATACAACACAGACTAACAGACAAGCTGATCCTATCACTGGTAGAGTGGTTATCTTGTTGCATGGCCTGTGTATGGGTCATATCAACTGGCAACCTACTAATCCACAGGGTCTTGGGTTGGCCATATTAAGAGCCTTGCCTGAAGTCACTCTATACTATGTTAGTTACAATACTGGCCAGCGTATCTCGACCAATGGTCGTCAGTTTGCAGCGCTGTTAGATCATCTAATTACCGAGAATCCTGATATCAGCCAAATAGATTTGGTTGGGCACAGTATGGGCGGGCTGGTCTCGCGTAGTGCGCTTTATTACGGTACTCAAGCTCAATATGAGTGGGTAGAAAAGGTAGGTAAACTAATCACGCTAGGTACGCCGCATCATGGTGCGGTGCTAGAACGTATCGGTGATTTTGTGCAACAAAGTATCGCCAAGCTGCCTTTTGCGGGCGCGTTGGCCAAACTTGGCTATATCCGCAGTGTGGGTATTGTTGACCTGCGTCATGGCAGTGTTAGAGATGAGGATTGGCAGTTGCTACAATCACGTAGTGTTTTGCCGGATGAGGTGCGTCACTTTACGCCATTGCCTGAGCATATTAGCAGTTATTTTTTAGCAGGCAGCTTAAGTCAGGCGGAGGATGAGTCAGATATGAGTCAGTTGTTGGGTGATGGCTTGGTAAATATTCCTTCAGCTTTGGGGGAGCATACACCGGCGCAAACTTTGGGTGTTTCTGATACGCATAAAGCGGTGTTTTATGAGGTCAGTCATTTTGCTTTATTGACTGATGAGCGCGTATTAAATCAGACGGTTGAGTGGTTGGTTAAAGATTGA
- a CDS encoding HpcH/HpaI aldolase/citrate lyase family protein, with protein MTNNNGLSRLNKAPLLTPRSWLFVPAMRSDRFIKAMNSGADAVIIDLEDAVDATHKQQARQNVASFVLDQQQKPDERSFLPHLWLRINNPDQDEVSWQSDMQLCHQLIDSNNDSEQSNSSKLAGIILPKVSSSAQVRQVTQQLQTPVIAQIESALGISNLTDITQVSGLQAISYGRLDIANELNLRTGSQAEADFFGQLRMQMLIASKAHHLMAPIESIYANFKDTEAMTSVAGYASDLGFSGMLCIHPSQVAVVNQAFNVTEQQLQFAKQVIDHYKQTGDSIFAIDGVMVDLPVILQCQRLLESNS; from the coding sequence ATGACCAATAATAATGGCTTATCTAGACTCAACAAAGCGCCACTGCTAACCCCGCGTAGTTGGCTGTTTGTACCGGCCATGCGCTCAGATCGATTTATTAAAGCAATGAATAGTGGTGCTGATGCAGTTATTATTGACCTAGAGGATGCGGTCGATGCCACTCATAAGCAGCAAGCGCGTCAGAATGTGGCCAGTTTCGTATTGGATCAACAGCAAAAGCCTGATGAGCGCTCTTTTTTGCCTCATCTGTGGTTACGCATCAATAATCCTGATCAAGATGAGGTGTCATGGCAGTCAGATATGCAGCTGTGTCATCAGTTGATTGACAGTAATAATGACAGTGAACAGTCAAATAGCAGTAAGCTGGCCGGTATTATATTGCCCAAGGTCAGTAGCTCAGCACAGGTGCGTCAAGTCACGCAGCAGCTTCAAACACCAGTGATTGCACAAATTGAGTCAGCACTTGGCATCAGTAATCTCACTGACATTACCCAAGTATCAGGGTTACAAGCCATCAGCTATGGTCGTCTAGATATTGCCAATGAGCTTAATTTGCGCACGGGCTCACAAGCAGAAGCGGATTTTTTTGGACAATTACGGATGCAGATGTTGATCGCTAGCAAGGCTCACCATTTGATGGCGCCGATTGAAAGTATTTATGCTAATTTTAAAGACACAGAGGCTATGACCTCAGTTGCAGGTTACGCATCAGATTTAGGCTTTTCTGGGATGTTGTGTATCCATCCCAGTCAAGTGGCTGTGGTCAATCAGGCGTTTAATGTCACAGAACAGCAGCTACAATTTGCCAAGCAGGTCATCGATCATTATAAGCAGACCGGTGACAGTATTTTTGCCATTGACGGGGTCATGGTAGACTTGCCGGTTATTTTGCAATGTCAGCGTTTGCTTGAGTCAAACAGCTAA
- a CDS encoding WG repeat-containing protein, with product MSLILCSKYLSTGIKSLIIFAVLMSSATITYAEINSCYYRGVGVNYSDNNNKFIVPAGTVLDMNEVLKDIRLEKKGDFFTVKDAQGRPLYQRLYDIEVYTNGYIIAKQANSDTPQGDDRKAIGIKANNKGDTSSNYGLINPTGKLIYDFKYQGIDLVDDELVILTTQYQGHQSDTLMTHDGQVIYPAKSHAGITNGADKQNTAVRITAIHYDTESQQGYFQVDQNDKSGVINQHGDMVVPLIYDEMSVMNDTCESVYDIDETNALKVRIDNKLGLIQPNGQWSVPLAPMQSIIYFNTQTFTPFILNHIEASQGEVDSVYWRPQEKDTIRENLITLKGEVLLTSDEPIKDLRGNFYQFSKNGKVGIINNWAEIILDANYDRIIVKPNQKFLVERAGKLGLAEVDQSGNALIVRRYFDTLQPAQSVDTDDIRVTEDIITWNEETSEFEAETGLDQYIPFPDETYNKIGEDDKQYFSSNSITNEYYGEDTLNIYIASSNKQYGVFNIDTVLIPFIYDSIIDVNGVFIVEDSGKYGVLGVNNNVIKPIIYNSVQDAKNALSEVR from the coding sequence ATGTCCTTAATCTTATGCAGTAAATATCTTTCAACAGGCATTAAATCTCTGATTATTTTTGCTGTATTAATGAGTTCAGCCACAATAACCTATGCCGAAATCAATAGCTGTTATTATCGGGGGGTTGGCGTAAATTATAGTGATAACAACAACAAGTTTATAGTACCAGCTGGCACTGTGCTTGATATGAATGAGGTTTTAAAAGACATTCGCTTAGAGAAAAAGGGCGACTTCTTCACAGTTAAAGATGCTCAAGGCAGGCCTCTATATCAAAGGTTATATGATATAGAGGTCTATACCAATGGCTATATTATTGCAAAGCAAGCAAATAGTGATACGCCACAAGGTGACGATAGAAAAGCTATTGGTATTAAAGCTAATAATAAAGGCGATACCAGCTCCAACTATGGACTAATCAATCCGACCGGTAAGCTCATTTATGACTTTAAATATCAAGGTATTGATTTGGTAGATGATGAATTAGTGATCTTAACCACACAATACCAAGGGCATCAAAGCGATACTTTGATGACGCATGATGGACAGGTTATTTACCCTGCCAAATCTCACGCAGGCATAACTAATGGTGCTGATAAGCAAAATACAGCGGTTCGCATTACCGCCATTCATTACGATACTGAAAGTCAGCAAGGTTATTTTCAAGTTGATCAGAATGACAAGTCTGGCGTGATTAATCAGCATGGGGACATGGTTGTCCCTCTTATTTATGATGAAATGAGTGTCATGAACGACACATGTGAGTCTGTTTATGATATTGATGAGACAAATGCGCTAAAAGTACGTATTGATAATAAACTAGGATTGATTCAGCCTAATGGCCAATGGAGTGTTCCCCTGGCACCTATGCAGTCGATTATTTATTTCAATACACAGACCTTTACGCCTTTTATTCTAAACCATATTGAAGCCAGTCAAGGTGAAGTAGATTCTGTCTATTGGCGACCTCAGGAAAAAGATACGATTAGGGAAAATTTAATAACGCTGAAAGGAGAAGTGCTACTGACCTCAGATGAGCCCATAAAAGATTTACGTGGCAACTTCTATCAGTTTTCAAAAAATGGCAAGGTTGGCATCATTAATAATTGGGCTGAGATAATATTGGACGCTAATTACGATCGAATTATAGTCAAACCCAATCAGAAGTTTTTGGTTGAGCGAGCGGGTAAGTTAGGTTTGGCAGAGGTGGATCAATCAGGCAATGCATTAATTGTACGTCGTTACTTTGATACGCTACAACCTGCACAAAGTGTCGATACCGATGACATAAGGGTAACTGAAGATATAATCACATGGAATGAAGAAACCTCAGAGTTCGAAGCGGAGACAGGGCTAGATCAATATATTCCTTTTCCAGATGAAACATATAATAAAATCGGTGAAGACGACAAGCAATATTTCTCTAGTAACTCAATTACTAATGAGTATTATGGTGAAGACACTCTGAATATTTATATCGCCAGTAGCAACAAACAGTATGGTGTCTTTAATATCGATACTGTCCTCATCCCTTTTATTTATGACAGCATAATTGATGTTAACGGTGTTTTTATCGTTGAAGATTCTGGTAAATATGGTGTTTTAGGCGTTAATAATAACGTTATAAAACCTATTATATATAATAGCGTACAGGATGCTAAAAATGCCTTATCGGAAGTTAGATAA
- the ampD gene encoding 1,6-anhydro-N-acetylmuramyl-L-alanine amidase AmpD produces the protein MKQTMSVTAGRLTEAQWLASPNFNQRPEGTSISAIVIHNISLPPNEFGQTDANGQHYVKAFFTNRLDWEAHPYFKTIEGFEVSAHLFIERDGQVTQLVNFDDRAWHAGRSSYLGQPECNDYSIGIELEGSDYQAFTDKQYDSLAQVVAALYQAYPKTRRHLTGHSDIAPGRKTDPGDYFDWARLRQQVSQLVDD, from the coding sequence ATGAAGCAGACCATGAGTGTCACCGCTGGCCGATTAACCGAAGCACAATGGTTAGCCTCGCCTAACTTTAATCAGCGCCCAGAGGGCACGTCAATTAGCGCCATTGTTATTCACAATATCAGCTTGCCGCCCAATGAGTTTGGTCAAACCGATGCTAATGGACAGCACTATGTCAAAGCGTTTTTTACCAATCGCTTAGACTGGGAAGCGCATCCTTATTTCAAGACCATCGAAGGCTTTGAGGTGTCGGCGCACCTATTCATCGAGCGTGATGGCCAAGTTACGCAACTGGTCAACTTTGACGATAGAGCTTGGCATGCCGGCCGCTCAAGCTATCTTGGTCAGCCTGAATGTAATGATTATAGCATTGGTATCGAGCTTGAGGGCTCAGACTATCAAGCATTTACAGATAAACAGTACGATAGCTTGGCTCAGGTAGTGGCCGCTCTATATCAGGCTTATCCAAAAACACGTCGCCATCTCACCGGTCATAGTGACATTGCGCCTGGACGCAAAACGGATCCAGGTGACTACTTTGACTGGGCAAGACTGCGCCAACAAGTCAGTCAGCTAGTTGATGATTAA